Below is a window of Lagenorhynchus albirostris chromosome 18, mLagAlb1.1, whole genome shotgun sequence DNA.
CTATATCTGGACCTGAGTGGAAGTTACAAGGGTGTATTCATTTTGTGATAATTGCATTTACAATTGAGTTAACTGAGTTTTGTATGCAACTGACAATTGCATACACCCTTGTAACTGCCGGCCCATTCAAGAAGAGAACATTTCCACTGCCTCTGAAAGTTTCCTTGTGCTCCTTTCCAGTCAATCCAGTAATCTgccagctccccctcccccaacagtgGCAACCTCTATTACGATTTTTATTCACCATAGCTTATTTTACTGTTCTGGAACTTCACATCAATGGTCATACGGTATGTACTCCTGTATATCTGGCTTCTTTGTTCAAAAGTTTTGATACTCATTTACAATATTGCAGGTATCAAGGGTTGTTTCGCTTTTATTTCTAAGTAGTATCtcactgtatgaatataccacaattcattttattcattcttctattgATGCACATTTGGATTATTCCCAGTTTCGGCTCTTATGggtaaagctactatgaacatccTTGCACAGGTCTTTTTGTAGACATGTTTTAATTTCCCTTGGGCAAAtgcctaggagtgaaattgttggGCATTTAACATTCAAAGAAACTACCAAACAGTTTTTCAAAGAGGATATATCCATTTATAGTCATAGTATTAACATATGAGGTTTCCAATGGCTCCCTATCATCACCAACATTTAGTATTGTTGATCTTTTTAAGTTTTGCCATTTTCATGGGTATGCAGTGTTTTCTCATTGTGACTTAAATTTgcattcatctgatgatgaacGACatggagcagcttttcatatgtttatgggGTGTATGTATTACGAATATTTTTTCCTAGTCTCtggcttgccttttttttttttttttttttttttgcagtacacgggcctctgactgttgtggcctctcccgttgcggagcacaggctccagacgcgcaggctcagcggccatggctcacgggcccagccgctccgcggcatgtgggatcttcccggaccggggcacgaaccgcgtcccctgcatcggcaggcggaccctcaaccactgcgccaccagggaagccctggcttgcctttttattttgttttcactgcTTTTTTGATGGGCAAAAGCTTGTAATCTTGTTGAAGttcattttatcaattttttaaaaaagattactgGTTTTTTTTGTGGCCTAAGAAATCTGCCTACCTCAAAGTTACAGAGATaggtttatgttttcttttagcaggtttatcattttcccttttctatttaAGTTTTCAATTTAATATTAAGACCCATCtcaatttaattttagtttatggTATAAGGCAGGGGTCaagattgttttttgtttcacaTTGTGAtccagttgttccaacaccatttgttgagaagactTTCCTTTCGCCACTGAATTTCACTGATAACAATGCGgtgtttctaaatttaaaaattcagttccttgggccactggccacatttcaagtactcaagaGCTACGGGCGGCTCTGGATACTGGATGAGTCAGGGCAGACATAAAATAGTTACAACATTGCACAAAGATTTGTGATAGCACTGTTCTAGAGCTTAGAGCACAGTACCACTAAATATTTTGGGTTCTGTGAACAGTAAACTAAACCAAATAACAAAGTATGGGCAGATATAAGGAAGGTAAAAATTAATCACTGAACTTATATtaagtacctagagtagtcaaattcaaagAGACAGGAAGTAAAATGGTAGTTACCAGGGAtttgggggaggaagaaaggagagttATTAtgaatgggtacagagtttcagttttgcaacatATAAGGAGTTCTAGAGATGGGTGGTAGAGTGATGGTGGCAAAccagtgtgaatatacttaatgccaaagcaatgaacaatttaaaaattgttaaaatggtaacctttatgttaagtatattttatcaacttaaaaattgtttttattgcttttccccCAGCTGGTGTTAGTGCAGGAGAGGAAGCAATCGGTGTTACTAATGACTTAATTGTCTCTGGTGTACCTGAAGGATACCCAATGAGGGTACAGAAGAGATTTTGGAGCCCAGAGCCCCACTTAGCTTAATGTCTCTATCTCGGAGTATTTCCATTAGACCCTCAtcagctaaaaagaaaaacaatttgagaGTTATTCTGCTATATGTTATATACCTACTCATGTAATAATACTAAAGATTTCATTCATTAGGTTATGGTAACACATGGCAAACTAGCAGCAGGAGCAGtctgggttttttggggttttttttgttttttggctgcgttgggtctttgttgctgtgtgcaggctttctctagttgcagcgagtggggactactcttcattgcagtgtgcaggcttctcattgtggtggcttctcttgttgcggagcacaggctctaggtgcacgggcttcagtagttgtggctcacgggctctagagcacaggctcagtagttgtggcgcacgggcttagttgctccgtggcacgtgctttgccaccagggaagtcccaggagcagtctggtttttaaataaaagatctctaacttaaaaaaatctctaagcccttgattttgaatatttaaatgttgatcagtacatatgtatatatataaaacttttgtaAGGCATAAACTACTATATTATTTCAAGGAATGTTAGAGCATGTATGAATACCAAGTCTTGAGGATCTTGGGCTTTTGTACAATACAAGGTAcgtttgtttaaatatttaaatcttgggacttccctggtggtccagtggttaagaatctgccttccaatgcaggggacatgggttcgatccctggttggtgaaataagatcccacatgctgcagggcaactaagcctgcacactgcaactactaagcccatgcactctggagcctgagcgccacaactagagagaaaagcctgtgtgctgcaacaaaagatcccgcgtgccacatctcagacctgatgcagccaaaaataaaaataaataaatatttgaaacaaaaaaacaaatattttaatttaaaactctCATTAAAACGCCTTAATAAAGACAATTCCAGAATCTTCAACTGatttgtggaaataaatgaaagcagtGTAATATTCCTATTAAGAAGTTATGAAAATAAGCTTGCTTCCCAGAAGATGAAGTGTTGATTTGGTGAGATGCCACCCTGTCTATGAATATGCCTGATTTGCATATTTAAGGCCATCTATAAATGCTGTTCTCTAAGACCTCATCTTTGTCTAAGACATCCTAATGAACCTACATATTGTTTAGTAATGAAAATACTGTAATAcacttcaggacttccctggtggtgcagtggttaaggaaacgcctgcgaatgcaggggacacagatttgagccctgatccgggaagatcccacatgccgcggagcaactaagcccgtgcgccagaactacttagcctgcgctctagagcccgtgtgccacaactactgaagcccacgtgcagcaacaaaaacccaacacagccaataaataaataaatttatttatttaaaaaaattatcaacctgccaattcaggggaccccggtttgagccctggtccaggaagatcctacatgccacaggagcaactaagcctgtgcgccacaactactgagcctgtgctctacagcctgtgagccacaactattgagcctgcatgcctagagcccgtgctctgcaacagaagccaccacaacgagaagcccacgcactataacaaagagtagcccctgctcgcggcaactagagaaagcccaggtgcagcagtgaagacccaatgcagccaaaaataaataaataatattgtaatacACTTAAGAACCTTTGAAAAGAAGCAACATTAAACACTGGAagttttctttgcagaaattgttCATGGTTTCAACTAAGTGGGTGCCTCATTTTTcataaattctagaagaaaaaccAACACTTATTGAATCTTTACATTTTAGGCACAGTGTAAGCACTTAATTATtctaatcaacaaatatttattgaagcgTTCTAGGTCCTTCGCagtttatctcatttcatcctcacacaGTCCTATGaaatactattatccccattttgcaaagAGGGAAAAGTTCTCAGAGAAAAGTTACACAACTAATGAATACTAAAATGGGGCTTCTACTGTGGAGTTCAAACCCACAGCTCTAAACCGTCAAATCCGGGAGAATAAACGCTTCCCAATTCTGTTAGTCAAAGCAGTCATCCCCCAGAAGCCTCGCGATATTACTCGAACTACTACTCCCAACGTGCAAAGCGGTTTCTGTGAAGCCGCCTAAGCGGCAGAGGCCGGAGGGCCTCGGCGTTCCTCGAGGCGCGGAAGGCAACCTGGGAGCCGTAGTTCTCCTGGACGCCTACCGGTATTGCCAGCGCGGCGGTGGCGGATCGCTCGGTTCCAGCCAGTAGGTACTGTGAGGGCGAGCTGAAGCGGAGAAAGGGCGCGGAACTGGAAACGGGTGAGTCAGGCACTGTCTGCGCGTTAAACAGAGGCGGCACCGCGGCGTAGGGTTGAGTTAAGTTAGCGCGGCCCCCGCGCAGTCTCTTTAGGGACACCGCGGTCTTAGCGTCCCCGAGCAGAGGGTGAGGAGGCGCCAGAGCCCGGTCCTTACACCCGTACTCGTCCTCAGCTCTCCGCCAGCATCTCCACCATGCAGTCCCGGGAAGAAGCTCCGCGCTCTCGCCGCCTCGCCAGTCCCCGCGGCGGAAGGCGGCCCAAGAGGCTTTCCAAGCCCTCGGTTTCGGCTTTTTTCACGGGCCCGGAGGAGCTGAAGGACACGGCCCATTCCGCAGCCCTGCTGGCccagctcaagtccttctacgaCGCGCGGCTGCTCTGTGATGTGACCATCGAGGTGGTCACGCCTGGCAGCGGGCCTGGCACGGGCCGCCTTTTTTCCTGCAACCGTAACGTGCTGGCTGCCGCGTGTCCCTACTTCAAGAGCATGTTCACCGGCGGCATGTACGAGAGTCACCAGACGAACGTGACCATGCACGATGTGGATGCCGAGTCCTTCGAGGTGCTGGTCGATTACTGCTACACGGGTCGTGTGTCATTAAGTGAGGCCAACGTGCAGCGCCTGTACGCCGCCTCCGACATGCTGCAGCTCGAGTATGTGCGTGAAGCCTGTGCCTCCTTCCTAGCCCGCCGCCTTGACCTGGCCAACTGCACGGCCATCCTCAAGTTCGCCGATGCCTTCGACCATCACAAGCTGCGATCACAGGCCCAGTCGTTTATAGCCCACAACTTCAAGCAGCTCAGCCGCATGGGTTCGATTCGGGAGGAGTCTCTGGCAGATCTGACCCTGGCCCAACTGCTGGCCGTCCTGCGCCTGGACAGTCTAGACGTCGAGAGTGAGCGGACAGTGTGCCAcgtggcggtgcagtggttggagGCGGCTCCCAAGGAGCGGGGTCCCAGCGCTGCAGAAGTCTTCAAGTGTGTCCGCTGGACACACTTCACCGACGAAGATCAGGATTACCTGGAGGGGCTGCTGACCAAGCCCATTGTGAGGAAATACTGTCTGGACCTTATCGAAGGAGCCCTGCAGATGCGGTATGGTGACATGTTGTACAAGTCTCTGGTGCCAAAGCCAGAGAGCAGCAGTGGCTGCAGCTCTCTTGTGTCCATGGCAGAAAATCCACCCCAGAGGCTGGGTATGTGTGCCAAGGAGATGGTGATCTTCTTTGGACATCCCAGAGATCCCTTTCTGTGCTATGACCCATACTCAGGGGACATTTACACAATGCCATCACCTTTGACCAGCTTGGCTCACACTAAGACTGTCACCTCCTCAGCTGTCTGTGTCTCTCCAGACCATGACATCTATCTGGCCGCCCAGCCCAGGAAAGACCTCTGGGTGTATAAACCAGCCCAGAATAGTTGGCAGCAACTTGCTGACCGCCTGCTCTGCCGTGAGGGCATGGATGTGGCATACCTCAATGGCTACATTTACATTTTGGGTGGGCGAGACCCTATTACTGGAGTTAAATTAAAGGAAGTGGAATGCTACAGTGTTCAGAGGAACCAGTGGGCCTTAGTGGCTCCTGTACCGCATTCCTTCTATTCCTTTGAACTAATAGTGGTTCAGAACTATCTTTATGCTGTGAACAGTAAGCGCATGCTCTGCTACGATCCTAGCCATAATATGTGGCTGAACTGTGCTTCTCTTAAACGCAGTGACtttcaggaagcctgtgtcttCAATGATGAGATCTATTGTATCTGTGACATCCCAGTCATGAAGGTGTATAACCCAGCCAGGGGAGAATGGAGGCGCATTAGTAATATTCCCCTGGACTCTGAGACCCACAACTATCAGATTGTTAATCATGGCCAAAAGTTGCT
It encodes the following:
- the KBTBD7 gene encoding kelch repeat and BTB domain-containing protein 7; this encodes MQSREEAPRSRRLASPRGGRRPKRLSKPSVSAFFTGPEELKDTAHSAALLAQLKSFYDARLLCDVTIEVVTPGSGPGTGRLFSCNRNVLAAACPYFKSMFTGGMYESHQTNVTMHDVDAESFEVLVDYCYTGRVSLSEANVQRLYAASDMLQLEYVREACASFLARRLDLANCTAILKFADAFDHHKLRSQAQSFIAHNFKQLSRMGSIREESLADLTLAQLLAVLRLDSLDVESERTVCHVAVQWLEAAPKERGPSAAEVFKCVRWTHFTDEDQDYLEGLLTKPIVRKYCLDLIEGALQMRYGDMLYKSLVPKPESSSGCSSLVSMAENPPQRLGMCAKEMVIFFGHPRDPFLCYDPYSGDIYTMPSPLTSLAHTKTVTSSAVCVSPDHDIYLAAQPRKDLWVYKPAQNSWQQLADRLLCREGMDVAYLNGYIYILGGRDPITGVKLKEVECYSVQRNQWALVAPVPHSFYSFELIVVQNYLYAVNSKRMLCYDPSHNMWLNCASLKRSDFQEACVFNDEIYCICDIPVMKVYNPARGEWRRISNIPLDSETHNYQIVNHGQKLLLITSTTPQWKKNRVTVYEYDTREDQWINIGTMLGLLQFDSGFICLCARVYPSCLEPGQSFITEEDDARSESSTEWDLDGFSELDSESGSSSSFSDDEVWVQVAPQRNAQDQQGSL